CTTGCAGCGCGTGACCTTCAGCCAAAACGGCCTGCCGTATCTGAAGTACGAGGCTGAAAGCTGGCTCACGGACGAGGAAGGCACCGTCCTGCGCCCCCTCGCGGTTGAAACCGGGTTCTGGGCACTCGACCGTCCCTTGAACGACGCCGACGGCGGCCCTGGCCTGACACCCGCGGACATCGTCCCGGCCATGCGCAGCGCCGACGAGGTGGAAAAGCTCCGCAACGACAACGGCGGCTTTGACATTACGGCCACGATTGTCCATCCCGGCGGCATCGCGGAACTGTACTACGGCCAGATCAAGGGCCCGCAGATCTCGCTGACCACGGACCTGGTCATGCGGGGCGTCAACTCCAAGGAATACACCGCCGCCACCCGTATCTTCGGTCTGGTCAACGGCGACCTGTACTGGCGCTGGGATGTGGCCGAGGGCGGCAACTCCCTGACGGCCCACGCTTCAGCCATCCTCAAAAAGAACGCCTGACCTGCTTCCCCCGGGAAAGCCGGAGGAATAGCGGCCCCCGCAAGGACGTTGCACTCCATATGACTTACCTGAGCCCCCTCTTGTCCCGTCACGGCGCGGTGGAAGCCGGCGGCCTTGATGCCGGCGTCGCCGCCCACTACGGCGATCCGCTGCGCGAACAGCGTGAATTGGCCCGCGGAAACGCCGTTGTGGACCTCTCGCACCGAGGCGTTGTCACCGTCAGCGGCCCCGACCGGCTGAGCTGGCTGAATACCCTTTCCTCGCAGGGCGTTCTCGACCTGAAACCCGGGATGAGTTCGGAACTGCTGCTGCTCAGCGTGCAGGGGCGGATTGAGCACGACGCCCGGATCCTCGACGACGGCAACACCGCGTGGCTGACCGTGGAGGCAGCCGAAGCCGAGCCCCTGGCCCAGTGGCTCGACCGGATGAAATTCATGCTCCGGGTGGAGGTGGCGGACGTCAGCGAAGAGTGGGCCGTCGTAGCATCCATGACCC
This genomic interval from Arthrobacter citreus contains the following:
- a CDS encoding FABP family protein, giving the protein MPMEIPTDLTPELVPLSWLLGTWEGSGRLGEGEADSEHFLQRVTFSQNGLPYLKYEAESWLTDEEGTVLRPLAVETGFWALDRPLNDADGGPGLTPADIVPAMRSADEVEKLRNDNGGFDITATIVHPGGIAELYYGQIKGPQISLTTDLVMRGVNSKEYTAATRIFGLVNGDLYWRWDVAEGGNSLTAHASAILKKNA